Proteins encoded together in one Chiloscyllium plagiosum isolate BGI_BamShark_2017 chromosome 3, ASM401019v2, whole genome shotgun sequence window:
- the LOC122545707 gene encoding tubulin alpha-3 chain-like isoform X2: MCRSGELRECISVHVGQAGVQIGNACWELYCLEHGIQPDGQMPSDKTIGGGDDSFNTFFSETGAGKHVPRAVFLDLEPTVIDEIRTGTYRQLFHPEQLITGKEDAANNYARGHCSVGKEIVDLVLDRVRKVADLCTGLQGFLVFHSFGGGTGSGFTSLLMERLSVDYGKKAKLEFSVYPAPQISTAVVEPYNTVLVTHCTLEHSDCAFILDNEAIYDLCRRNLDIERPTYTNLNRLIAQVVSSITASLRFDGALNVDLTEFQTNLVPYPRIHFPLATFAPLISAEKAYHEQLSVPEITNSCFEPANQMVKCDPRQGKYMACCMLYRGDVVPKDVNAAIATIKSKRSIQFVDWCPTGFKVGINYQPPTVVPGGDLAKVQRALCMLSNTTAIAFAWTRLNIKFDKMYAKRAFVHWYVGEGLEEGEFQDAREDLASLEKDYEEVGVDSSYLDRKAEEEEE; the protein is encoded by the exons atgtgcaggtcaggtgaattg CGTGAGTGTATTTCCGTTCACGTCGGCCAGGCCGGTGTGCAGATCGGGAATGCCTGCTGGGAGCTGTATTGCCTGGAGCATGGCATCCAGCCGGATGGGCAGATGCCCAGCGACAAGACCATCGGGGGTGGGGATGACTCCTTCAACACCTTCTTCAGTGAGACCGGGGCGGGCAAACATGTTCCCCGAGCCGTGTTTCTAGACCTGGAGCCCACCGTGATCG ATGAGATCCGCACCGGCACCTATCGGCAACTCTTCCATCCTGAGCAGCTCATCACCGGCAAGGAGGACGCGGCTAATAACTACGCCCGGGGCCACTGCTCCGTGGGCAAGGAGATTGTGGATCTGGTCCTGGATCGAGTCCGGAAGGTG GCTGATCTGTGCACGGGCCTGCAGGGCTTCCTCGTCTTCCACAGTTTCGGGGGGGGCACCGGCTCCGGTTTCACTTCCCTCCTGATGGAGAGGCTCTCCGTCGACTACGGCAAGAAAGCCAAGCTGGAGTTTTCCGTCTACCCGGCTCCCCAGATCTCCACCGCGGTGGTCGAGCCGTACAATACGGTGCTAGTCACCCACTGCACCCTGGAGCACTCCGACTGTGCCTTCATTCTGGACAACGAGGCCATTTACGACCTCTGTCGGCGGAACCTGGACATCGAGAGACCGACCTACACCAACCTCAACCGCCTCATCGCCCAGGTGGTGTCGTCCATCACCGCGTCGCTCCGGTTCGACGGGGCCCTCAACGTGGACCTGACGGAGTTCCAGACCAACCTGGTCCCCTATCCCCGCATTCACTTCCCCCTGGCCACCTTTGCCCCCCTTATCTCTGCTGAGAAGGCTTACCACGAGCAACTCTCGGTGCCGGAGATCACCAACTCCTGCTTTGAACCGGCCAACCAGATGGTGAAGTGCGACCCGCGCCAGGGCAAGTACATGGCGTGCTGCATGCTGTACCGAGGGGACGTGGTGCCCAAGGATGTCAACGCTGCCATCGCCACCATCAAGAGCAAACGCTCAATTCAGTTTGTGGATTGGTGCCCGACTGGTTTCAAG GTCGGCATCAACTACCAGCCCCCGACGGTGGTACCAGGGGGCGACCTGGCAAAAGTACAGCGGGCTCTGTGCATGCTGAGCAACACCACCGCCATTGCTTTCGCTTGGACCAGGCTCAACATCAAATTTGATAAGATGTACGCCAAGCGGGCCTTTGTCCACTGGTACGTGGGGGAAGGACTAGAGGAAGGAGAATTCCAGGACGCCCGGGAGGACTTAGCCTCGCTCGAGAAGGATTACGAAGAGGTGGGGGTCGACTCATCCTATCTGGACAGGaaggcagaagaggaggaagaataa
- the LOC122545707 gene encoding tubulin alpha-3 chain-like isoform X1, producing MRECISVHVGQAGVQIGNACWELYCLEHGIQPDGQMPSDKTIGGGDDSFNTFFSETGAGKHVPRAVFLDLEPTVIDEIRTGTYRQLFHPEQLITGKEDAANNYARGHCSVGKEIVDLVLDRVRKVADLCTGLQGFLVFHSFGGGTGSGFTSLLMERLSVDYGKKAKLEFSVYPAPQISTAVVEPYNTVLVTHCTLEHSDCAFILDNEAIYDLCRRNLDIERPTYTNLNRLIAQVVSSITASLRFDGALNVDLTEFQTNLVPYPRIHFPLATFAPLISAEKAYHEQLSVPEITNSCFEPANQMVKCDPRQGKYMACCMLYRGDVVPKDVNAAIATIKSKRSIQFVDWCPTGFKVGINYQPPTVVPGGDLAKVQRALCMLSNTTAIAFAWTRLNIKFDKMYAKRAFVHWYVGEGLEEGEFQDAREDLASLEKDYEEVGVDSSYLDRKAEEEEE from the exons ATG CGTGAGTGTATTTCCGTTCACGTCGGCCAGGCCGGTGTGCAGATCGGGAATGCCTGCTGGGAGCTGTATTGCCTGGAGCATGGCATCCAGCCGGATGGGCAGATGCCCAGCGACAAGACCATCGGGGGTGGGGATGACTCCTTCAACACCTTCTTCAGTGAGACCGGGGCGGGCAAACATGTTCCCCGAGCCGTGTTTCTAGACCTGGAGCCCACCGTGATCG ATGAGATCCGCACCGGCACCTATCGGCAACTCTTCCATCCTGAGCAGCTCATCACCGGCAAGGAGGACGCGGCTAATAACTACGCCCGGGGCCACTGCTCCGTGGGCAAGGAGATTGTGGATCTGGTCCTGGATCGAGTCCGGAAGGTG GCTGATCTGTGCACGGGCCTGCAGGGCTTCCTCGTCTTCCACAGTTTCGGGGGGGGCACCGGCTCCGGTTTCACTTCCCTCCTGATGGAGAGGCTCTCCGTCGACTACGGCAAGAAAGCCAAGCTGGAGTTTTCCGTCTACCCGGCTCCCCAGATCTCCACCGCGGTGGTCGAGCCGTACAATACGGTGCTAGTCACCCACTGCACCCTGGAGCACTCCGACTGTGCCTTCATTCTGGACAACGAGGCCATTTACGACCTCTGTCGGCGGAACCTGGACATCGAGAGACCGACCTACACCAACCTCAACCGCCTCATCGCCCAGGTGGTGTCGTCCATCACCGCGTCGCTCCGGTTCGACGGGGCCCTCAACGTGGACCTGACGGAGTTCCAGACCAACCTGGTCCCCTATCCCCGCATTCACTTCCCCCTGGCCACCTTTGCCCCCCTTATCTCTGCTGAGAAGGCTTACCACGAGCAACTCTCGGTGCCGGAGATCACCAACTCCTGCTTTGAACCGGCCAACCAGATGGTGAAGTGCGACCCGCGCCAGGGCAAGTACATGGCGTGCTGCATGCTGTACCGAGGGGACGTGGTGCCCAAGGATGTCAACGCTGCCATCGCCACCATCAAGAGCAAACGCTCAATTCAGTTTGTGGATTGGTGCCCGACTGGTTTCAAG GTCGGCATCAACTACCAGCCCCCGACGGTGGTACCAGGGGGCGACCTGGCAAAAGTACAGCGGGCTCTGTGCATGCTGAGCAACACCACCGCCATTGCTTTCGCTTGGACCAGGCTCAACATCAAATTTGATAAGATGTACGCCAAGCGGGCCTTTGTCCACTGGTACGTGGGGGAAGGACTAGAGGAAGGAGAATTCCAGGACGCCCGGGAGGACTTAGCCTCGCTCGAGAAGGATTACGAAGAGGTGGGGGTCGACTCATCCTATCTGGACAGGaaggcagaagaggaggaagaataa
- the LOC122539927 gene encoding tubulin alpha-3 chain-like: FIDLEPTVIDEVRTGTYRQLFHPEQLITGKEDAANNYARGHCSVGKEIVDLVLDRVRKVADLCTGLQGFLIFHSFGGGTGSGFTSLLMERLSVDYGKKSKLEFSVYPAPQISTAVVEPYNSVLVTHCTLEHSDCAFMVDNEAIYDVCRRNLDIERPTYTNLNRLIAQVVSSITASLRFDGALNVDLTEFQTNLVPYPRIHFPLATFAPLISAEKAYHEQLSVPEITNSCFEPANQMVKCDPRQGKYMACCMLYRGDVVPKDVNAAIATIKSKRSIQFVDWCPTGFKVGINYQPPTVVPGGDLAKVQRALCMLSNTTAIAFAWTRLNIKFDKMYAKRAFVHWYVGEGLEEGEFQDAREDLASLEKDYEEVGVDSSYLDRKAEEEEE, translated from the exons TTCATAGACCTGGAGCCCACCGTGATCG ATGAGGTCCGCACCGGCACCTATCGGCAACTCTTCCACCCTGAGCAGCTCATCACCGGCAAGGAGGACGCGGCTAATAACTACGCCCGGGGCCACTGCTCCGTGGGCAAGGAGATTGTGGATCTGGTCCTGGATCGAGTCCGGAAGGTG GCTGATCTGTGCACGGGCCTGCAGGGCTTCCTCATCTTCCACAGTTTCGGGGGGGGCACCGGCTCCGGTTTCACTTCCCTCCTGATGGAGAGGCTCTCCGTCGACTACGGCAAGAAATCCAAGCTGGAGTTTTCCGTCTACCCGGCTCCCCAGATCTCCACCGCGGTGGTCGAACCGTACAACTCGGTGCTGGTCACCCACTGCACCCTGGAGCACTCCGACTGCGCCTTCATGGTGGACAACGAGGCCATTTACGATGTATGTCGGCGGAACCTGGACATCGAGAGACCGACCTACACCAACCTCAACCGCCTCATCGCCCAGGTGGTGTCGTCCATCACCGCGTCGCTCCGGTTCGACGGGGCCCTCAACGTGGACCTGACGGAGTTCCAGACCAACCTGGTCCCCTATCCCCGCATTCACTTCCCCCTGGCCACCTTCGCCCCCCTTATCTCTGCTGAGAAGGCTTACCACGAGCAACTCTCGGTGCCGGAGATCACCAACTCCTGCTTTGAACCGGCCAACCAGATGGTGAAGTGCGATCCGCGCCAGGGCAAGTACATGGCGTGCTGCATGCTGTACCGAGGGGACGTGGTGCCCAAGGATGTCAACGCCGCCATCGCCACCATCAAGAGCAAACGCTCAATTCAGTTTGTGGATTGGTGCCCGACTGGGTTCAAG GTCGGCATCAACTACCAGCCCCCGACGGTGGTGCCAGGGGGCGACCTGGCGAAGGTGCAGAGGGCCCTCTGCATGCTGAGCAACACCACCGCCATTGCATTCGCTTGGACtcgactcaacatcaagttcgaCAAGATGTACGCCAAGCGGGCCTTTGTGCACTGGTACGTGGGGGAGGGCCTGGAGGAAGGGGAATTCCAGGACGCCCGGGAGGATCTGGCCTCGCTCGAGAAGGATTACGAAGAGGTGGGGGTCGACTCTTCCTATCTGGACAggaaggcagaggaggaggaagaataa
- the LOC122545763 gene encoding tubulin alpha-1B chain-like isoform X2 has translation MRECLSLHIGQAGVQIGNACWELYCLEHGIQPDGQMPSDKTIGGGDDSFNTFFSETGAGKHVPRAVFIDLEPTVIDEVRTGTYRQLFHPEQLITGKEDAANNYARGHCSVGKEIVDLVLDRVRKVADLCTGLQGFLIFHSFGGGTGSGFTSLLMERLSVDYGKKAKLEFSVYPAPQISTAVVEPYNSVLVTHCTLEHSDCAFMVDNEAIYDVCRRNLDIERPTYTNLNRLIAQVVSSITASLRFDGALNVDLTEFQTNLVPYPRIHFPLVTYAPLISAEKAYHEHLSVAELTNSCFEPANQMVKCDPRQGKYMACCMLYRGDVVPKDVNAAIATIKTKRSIAFVDWCPTGFKVGINYQPPTVVPGGDLAKVQRALCMLSNTTAISLAWTRLNLKFDKMYAKRAFVHWYVGEGLEEGEFQDAREDMASLEKDYEEVGVDSSALDRKGEEEE, from the exons ATG AGAGAGTGCCTTTCGCTTCACATCGGCCAGGCCGGTGTACAAATCGGGAATGCCTGCTGGGAGCTGTATTGCCTGGAGCATGGCATCCAGCCGGATGGGCAGATGCCCAGTGACAAGACCATCGGGGGTGGGGATGACTCCTTCAACACCTTCTTCAGCGAGACTGGGGCGGGCAAACATGTTCCCCGGGCGGTGTTCATAGACCTGGAGCCCACCGTGATCG ATGAGGTCCGCACCGGCACCTATCGGCAACTCTTCCACCCTGAGCAGCTCATCACCGGCAAGGAGGACGCGGCTAATAACTACGCCCGGGGCCACTGCTCCGTGGGCAAGGAGATTGTGGATCTGGTCTTGGATCGAGTCCGGAAGGTG GCTGATCTGTGCACGGGCCTGCAGGGCTTCCTCATCTTCCACAGTTTCGGGGGTGGCACCGGCTCCGGTTTCACTTCCCTCCTGATGGAGAGGCTCTCCGTCGACTACGGCAAGAAAGCCAAGCTGGAGTTTTCCGTCTACCCGGCTCCCCAGATCTCCACCGCGGTGGTCGAACCCTACAACTCGGTGCTGGTCACCCACTGCACCCTGGAGCACTCCGACTGCGCCTTCATGGTGGACAACGAGGCCATTTACGATGTATGTCGGCGGAACCTGGACATCGAGAGACCGACCTACACCAACCTCAACCGCCTCATCGCCCAGGTGGTGTCGTCCATCACCGCGTCGCTCCGGTTCGACGGGGCCCTCAACGTGGACCTGACGGAGTTCCAGACCAACCTGGTCCCCTATCCCCGCATTCACTTCCCCCTGGTGACCTACGCCCCCCTTATCTCTGCTGAGAAGGCTTACCACGAGCACCTGTCAGTGGCAGAGCTCACCAACTCCTGCTTTGAACCGGCCAACCAGATGGTGAAGTGCGACCCGCGCCAGGGCAAGTACATGGCGTGCTGCATGCTGTACCGAGGGGACGTGGTGCCCAAGGATGTCAACGCCGCCATCGCCACCATCAAGACCAAGCGCTCCATCGCATTTGTGGATTGGTGCCCGACTGGGTTCAAG GTTGGCATCAACTACCAGCCCCCGACGGTGGTGCCAGGGGGCGACCTGGCGAAGGTGCAGAGGGCCCTCTGCATGCTGAGCAACACCACCGCCATTTCCTTGGCTTGGACCCGCCTGAACCTCAAGTTCGACAAGATGTACGCCAAGCGGGCCTTTGTGCACTGGTACGTGGGGGAGGGCCTGGAGGAAGGGGAATTCCAGGACGCCCGGGAGGACATGGCCTCGCTCGAGAAGGATTACGAAGAGGTGGGGGTCGACTCTTCCGCGTTGGACAGGAAGGGCGAGGAGGAAGAATGA
- the LOC122545763 gene encoding tubulin alpha-1C chain-like isoform X1 has protein sequence MKGQREINGIHMLQRECLSLHIGQAGVQIGNACWELYCLEHGIQPDGQMPSDKTIGGGDDSFNTFFSETGAGKHVPRAVFIDLEPTVIDEVRTGTYRQLFHPEQLITGKEDAANNYARGHCSVGKEIVDLVLDRVRKVADLCTGLQGFLIFHSFGGGTGSGFTSLLMERLSVDYGKKAKLEFSVYPAPQISTAVVEPYNSVLVTHCTLEHSDCAFMVDNEAIYDVCRRNLDIERPTYTNLNRLIAQVVSSITASLRFDGALNVDLTEFQTNLVPYPRIHFPLVTYAPLISAEKAYHEHLSVAELTNSCFEPANQMVKCDPRQGKYMACCMLYRGDVVPKDVNAAIATIKTKRSIAFVDWCPTGFKVGINYQPPTVVPGGDLAKVQRALCMLSNTTAISLAWTRLNLKFDKMYAKRAFVHWYVGEGLEEGEFQDAREDMASLEKDYEEVGVDSSALDRKGEEEE, from the exons ATGAAAGGTCAACGGGAAATCAACGGGATCCACATGCTTCAA AGAGAGTGCCTTTCGCTTCACATCGGCCAGGCCGGTGTACAAATCGGGAATGCCTGCTGGGAGCTGTATTGCCTGGAGCATGGCATCCAGCCGGATGGGCAGATGCCCAGTGACAAGACCATCGGGGGTGGGGATGACTCCTTCAACACCTTCTTCAGCGAGACTGGGGCGGGCAAACATGTTCCCCGGGCGGTGTTCATAGACCTGGAGCCCACCGTGATCG ATGAGGTCCGCACCGGCACCTATCGGCAACTCTTCCACCCTGAGCAGCTCATCACCGGCAAGGAGGACGCGGCTAATAACTACGCCCGGGGCCACTGCTCCGTGGGCAAGGAGATTGTGGATCTGGTCTTGGATCGAGTCCGGAAGGTG GCTGATCTGTGCACGGGCCTGCAGGGCTTCCTCATCTTCCACAGTTTCGGGGGTGGCACCGGCTCCGGTTTCACTTCCCTCCTGATGGAGAGGCTCTCCGTCGACTACGGCAAGAAAGCCAAGCTGGAGTTTTCCGTCTACCCGGCTCCCCAGATCTCCACCGCGGTGGTCGAACCCTACAACTCGGTGCTGGTCACCCACTGCACCCTGGAGCACTCCGACTGCGCCTTCATGGTGGACAACGAGGCCATTTACGATGTATGTCGGCGGAACCTGGACATCGAGAGACCGACCTACACCAACCTCAACCGCCTCATCGCCCAGGTGGTGTCGTCCATCACCGCGTCGCTCCGGTTCGACGGGGCCCTCAACGTGGACCTGACGGAGTTCCAGACCAACCTGGTCCCCTATCCCCGCATTCACTTCCCCCTGGTGACCTACGCCCCCCTTATCTCTGCTGAGAAGGCTTACCACGAGCACCTGTCAGTGGCAGAGCTCACCAACTCCTGCTTTGAACCGGCCAACCAGATGGTGAAGTGCGACCCGCGCCAGGGCAAGTACATGGCGTGCTGCATGCTGTACCGAGGGGACGTGGTGCCCAAGGATGTCAACGCCGCCATCGCCACCATCAAGACCAAGCGCTCCATCGCATTTGTGGATTGGTGCCCGACTGGGTTCAAG GTTGGCATCAACTACCAGCCCCCGACGGTGGTGCCAGGGGGCGACCTGGCGAAGGTGCAGAGGGCCCTCTGCATGCTGAGCAACACCACCGCCATTTCCTTGGCTTGGACCCGCCTGAACCTCAAGTTCGACAAGATGTACGCCAAGCGGGCCTTTGTGCACTGGTACGTGGGGGAGGGCCTGGAGGAAGGGGAATTCCAGGACGCCCGGGAGGACATGGCCTCGCTCGAGAAGGATTACGAAGAGGTGGGGGTCGACTCTTCCGCGTTGGACAGGAAGGGCGAGGAGGAAGAATGA